A region of Catenibacterium mitsuokai DNA encodes the following proteins:
- a CDS encoding V-type ATP synthase subunit E, translating into MEENQEVFLSMKNEIEKQSQREVDAIMAEVKKMEEEAYSSMRAEAKKDADLRLKQELDEMQSESAAEISESHVERQKKLINKRDEYVTTIFKNAREELVAFTKTPEYKEFMVNKAKKLAGDYMPHSVIYVKEEDLGLADDLKAAYGDAEVKAGDITIGGLIVENTESSIVHDETLEFALKNQKEWFNQHSGLIINK; encoded by the coding sequence ATGGAAGAAAATCAAGAAGTATTTCTCTCAATGAAGAATGAGATTGAAAAACAGTCTCAAAGAGAAGTCGATGCAATCATGGCTGAAGTAAAGAAGATGGAAGAAGAAGCTTATTCTTCTATGCGTGCTGAAGCTAAGAAAGATGCAGATTTAAGACTAAAACAGGAATTAGATGAAATGCAGTCAGAATCAGCTGCAGAAATTTCTGAATCCCATGTTGAGAGACAGAAAAAGCTTATTAATAAACGTGATGAGTATGTAACAACAATCTTCAAGAATGCAAGAGAAGAGTTAGTTGCATTTACAAAAACACCTGAATACAAAGAATTCATGGTCAACAAGGCTAAGAAACTTGCAGGTGATTATATGCCTCATTCAGTTATTTATGTAAAAGAAGAAGACTTAGGTCTTGCTGATGATTTAAAAGCTGCTTATGGTGATGCTGAAGTGAAAGCTGGAGATATCACTATTGGTGGTTTAATTGTTGAAAACACTGAAAGCTCTATTGTTCATGATGAAACATTAGAATTCGCATTAAAGAATCAGAAAGAATGGTTTAACCAGCATTCTGGTTTAATCATTAATAAATAA